The following are encoded together in the Cicer arietinum cultivar CDC Frontier isolate Library 1 chromosome 2, Cicar.CDCFrontier_v2.0, whole genome shotgun sequence genome:
- the LOC101493596 gene encoding kinesin-like protein KIN-14F isoform X1 yields the protein MPQESSLPNSIFTSPSKRILNLKASVFNNSDVTEEINDHELAHRKAEEAASRRNEAAEWLRGMDEVACASLSREPSEQEFCLALRNGLILCNVLNRVNPGAVLKVVDNPLPAVHSSEGPAHSAIQYFENMKNFLDAVKDMTLLTFEASDLEKGGSSSKVVDCILCLKGYYEWKLSGGIGVWRYGGTVRITSFPKGTPSSLLGSESANESLDESQSSQYKQLLEFLHMSPVVSTEETRTANALAFLFDHFGLKLLLAYLSETDGVEDLPLNAMVIDTFLSKIARDFSALLVSQGTQLGFLLKKILKSDIGCLSKREFMEAITLYLNQRSNLTSDDLSKFCSCGRKRDSTQHNVNYSAKHAEIIDAQQKQLEGMKYFLEEIKQEVTQIQSEWDRELRRLEDHIKNLEVTSSSYQKVLEENGSLYNQVQDLKGAIRVYCRVRPFLPGQSNGQSTVDYIGEDGNIMIVNPLKQGKDARRVFSFNKVFATNATQEQIYADTQPLVRSALDGYNACIFAYGQTGSGKTYTMSGPDLMTEETWGVNYRALRDLFHISKERADAIKYEVSVQMIEIYNEQVRDLLVSDGSNRRLDIRNNSQLNGLNVPDACLVPVSCTQDVLDLMKIGQRNRAVGATALNERSSRSHSVLTVHVRGRDLISNSVLKGCLHLVDLAGSERVEKSEAVGERLKEAQHINKSLSALGDVISALAQKSQHIPYRNSKLTQVLQDSLGGHAKTLMFVHINPELNALGETISTLKFAERVASIELGAAKSNKETGEIRELKEEISNIKLALERKETELEQWKSGNARNAAEAQKPRAVSPFGLPKYGSSGSMKPENGQRSMDDRSSEAKSYSSSKIRRSRFLSTFTDKDSIPKMSLVAEEKLVSSGKCRSPSPPIRRSISTDRGSAIKSKIKIDTIENQPISKQPFAARVPVNKSLVTVTMTPSVDNNSRVSQEPVKQNSISEQPLFNLQKVSFRKVHQEHEEEQFKQPFGVVRQGGVRKSKADNKVKAKHLQQSPFSIQKTDLIPKSTPDMEFAGDIVEAPRKNDYFEPENDFSFMESAVNGVVNVKKIRHNISRNSQNIESRGIVQGAEPLLSSKVENKLLNGSGRNLKEGTNTSMHELKRSRSTPRGKFFVL from the exons ATGCCTCAGGAGAGTAGCTTACCAAACTCAATTTTCACATCTCCATCGAAGAGAATATTGAACTTGAAGGCTTCAGTTTTTAATAACAGTGATGTAACAGAGGAAATCAACGATCATGAATTGGCTCACAGGAAAGCAGAGGAAGCAG CATCAAGGAGGAATGAAGCAGCAGAATGGCTTCGAGGAATGGACGAAGTGGCTTGTGCGTCACTGTCGAGAGAACCCTCCGAACAAGAATTTTGCCTCGCTCTTCGCAATGGTCTCATTCTCTGCAACGTTCTTAACAGAGTCAATCCCGGTGCTGTACTCAAGGTGGTCGATAATCCACTCCCTGCCGTTCATTCTTCAGAGGGACCCGCTCATTCTGCCATTCAGTATTTCGAAAACATGAAGAATTTTCTTGATGCTGTTAAGGATATGACTCTTTTGACCTTCGAAGCTTCTGATTTGGAAAAG GGTGGTTCATCAAGTAAAGTTGTGGACTGCATTCTCTGTTTGAAAGGGTATTATGAATGGAAGCTATCAGGTGGAATTGGGGTTTGGAGGTATGGAGGAACTGTCAGGATTACTTCTTTCCCCAAAGGAACTCCTTCTTCTTTATTGGGCAGTGAAAGTGCTAATGAGTCCCTTGATGAGTCTCAGTCCTCACAATATAAACAGTTGCTTGAATTTCTTCATATGTCTCCAGTGGTCTCAACTGAAGAAACCAGAACTGCAAATGCTCTGGCTTTCCTGTTTGATCACTTTGGACTCAAACTTCTCCTGGCTTACCTTAGCGAGACAGACGGGGTTGAAGATCTTCCGCTCAATGCAATG GTAATTGATACTTTTCTCAGCAAGATAGCAAGGGATTTTTCTGCGTTGCTTGTTTCTCAAGGCACTCAG CTTGGATTTTTGCtcaagaaaatattgaaaagCGATATTGGTTGCCTATCTAAGAGAGAATTCATGGAAGCTATCACATTATATCTTAATCAAAGAAGTAATTTGACGTCAGATGATTTATCTAAATTCTGCTCTTGTGGTCGGAAACGCGATAGTACTCAACATAATGTCAATTATTCAGCCAAACATGCTGAAATAATTGATGCTCAGCAGAAACAACTTGAG GGAATGAAATACTTCTTGGAGGAGATAAAACAGGAGGTCACACAGATTCAATCTGAATGGGACCGAGAACTGAGGAGGCTCG AGGATCATATAAAGAACCTTGAGGTGACCTCCTCTTCCTACCAGAAGGTTTTAGAGGAGAACGGCTCTCTTTATAATCAAG TGCAAGATCTCAAAG GAGCCATTAGGGTCTACTGTAGAGTGAGGCCTTTCTTACCAGGGCAATCAAATGGACAATCTACAGTAGATTATATAGGAGAAGATGGAAACATAATGATTGTGAATCCCCTTAAGCAGGGAAAAGATGCTAGAAGGGTATTTTCCTTCAATAAGGTGTTTGCAACAAATGCCACCCAAG AACAAATATATGCCGATACTCAACCATTGGTTAGATCTGCTTTAGATGGATATAATGCATGCATCTTTGCATATGGACAGACTGGCTCAGGGAAGACCTACACCATG AGTGGACCGGATCTGATGACTGAAGAGACATGGGGTGTCAACTACAGGGCTTTGCGTGACTTATTTCATATCTCAAAGGAAAGAGCAGATGCAATAAAATATGAAGTTAGCGTCCAGATGATTGAAATATACAATGAACAAGTGAGAGATTTATTAGTCAGTGATGGCTCTAACAGAAGAT TAGATATACGAAACAACTCTCAATTGAATGGTCTTAATGTGCCTGATGCATGTTTGGTTCCGGTTAGTTGTACTCAAGATGTTCTCGATTTAATGAAAATTGGTCAGAGGAACCGTGCTGTGGGTGCTACTGCTCTAAATGAGCGAAGCAGTCGTTCTCATAG TGTGTTGACGGTTCATGTCAGAGGAAGGGActtaatttctaattcagttCTTAAGGGTTGTCTCCATCTTGTGGATTTGGCTGGAAGTGAGAGAGTGGAGAAATCTGAGGCTGTTGGTGAGAGATTAAAGGAGGCTCAACATATTAATAAATCTCTTTCTGCACTTGGGGATGTTATCTCTGCTTTGGCACAGAAGAGTCAACATATTCCTTACAGAAATAGCAAGCTTACACAAGTTTTGCAAGATTCATTAG GTGGTCATGCAAAGACTTTGATGTTTGTTCATATAAACCCTGAACTCAATGCCCTTGGGGAGACAATCAGCACGTTGAAGTTTGCTGAGAGGGTTGCATCCATTGAACTTGGGGCTGCTAAATCTAATAAAGAAACCGGTGAAATCCGAGAGCTCAAGGAAGAG atatcaaatatcaaattggCATTGGAGAGGAAGGAAACTGAACTGGAGCAATGGAAATCTGGAAATGCACGGAATGCCGCAGAAGCTCAGAAACCAAGAGCTGTTTCACCTTTCGGTTTGCCCAAATATGGTAGCAGTGGCAGCATGAAGCCTGAAAATGGTCAAAGATCCATGGATGATAGAAGCTCTGAG GCTAAAAGTTATTCTTCCAGTAAGATTCGAAGGTCGAGATTTCTCTCAACATTTACAGACAAGGACTCGATACCAAAAATGTCTCTTGTAGCCGAAGAAAAGTTAGTGAGCTCAGGGAAGTGTAGATCACCATCACCTCCTATCAGAAGATCAATATCCACTGATAGAGGATCTGCGATTAAAAGCAAGATCAAAATCGACACTATAGAAAATCAACCAATTTCAAAGCAGCCATTTGCAGCTAGAGTACCAGTAAATAAATCTCTTGTCACAGTGACAATGACACCATCTGTAGACAATAACTCAAGGGTCTCACAAGAGCCAGTGAAGCAGAATAGCATTTCTGAACAACCTCTCTTTAACCTCCAGAAAGTAAGCTTCAGGAAAGTTCATCAAGAACATGAAGAGGAACAGTTCAAACAACCATTTGGGGTAGTAAGACAAGGTGGTGTTAGGAAAAGCAAAGCTGACAATAAGGTGAAGGCCAAACATCTTCAACAGTCCCCCTTTAGTATTCAAAAGACTGATTTAATACCTAAATCGACTCCTGACATGGAATTTGCTGGTGATATTGTGGAGGCGCCTCGAAAGAATGATTACTTTGAGCCAGAAAATGATTTTAGTTTTATGGAGTCTGCAGTCAATGGTGTGGTAAATGTTAAAAAGATACGGCACAACATCTCAAGGAATTCGCAGAACATTGAATCAAG AGGAATTGTGCAAGGAGCTGAACCATTGTTGTCTAGTAAAGTTGAAAACAAGCTTTTAAATGGTTCAGGTCGCAATCTTAAGGAAGGTACTAATACATCCATGCATGAACTTAAGAGAAGCCGGTCGACACCACGAGGaaagttttttgttttataa
- the LOC101493596 gene encoding kinesin-like protein KIN-14F isoform X2, with product MNGSYQVELGFGGMEELSGLLLSPKELLLLYWAVKVLMSPLMSLSPHNINSCLNFFICLQWSQLKKPELQMLWLSCLITLDSNFSWLTLARQTGLKIFRSMQWSVIDTFLSKIARDFSALLVSQGTQLGFLLKKILKSDIGCLSKREFMEAITLYLNQRSNLTSDDLSKFCSCGRKRDSTQHNVNYSAKHAEIIDAQQKQLEGMKYFLEEIKQEVTQIQSEWDRELRRLEDHIKNLEVTSSSYQKVLEENGSLYNQVQDLKGAIRVYCRVRPFLPGQSNGQSTVDYIGEDGNIMIVNPLKQGKDARRVFSFNKVFATNATQEQIYADTQPLVRSALDGYNACIFAYGQTGSGKTYTMSGPDLMTEETWGVNYRALRDLFHISKERADAIKYEVSVQMIEIYNEQVRDLLVSDGSNRRLDIRNNSQLNGLNVPDACLVPVSCTQDVLDLMKIGQRNRAVGATALNERSSRSHSVLTVHVRGRDLISNSVLKGCLHLVDLAGSERVEKSEAVGERLKEAQHINKSLSALGDVISALAQKSQHIPYRNSKLTQVLQDSLGGHAKTLMFVHINPELNALGETISTLKFAERVASIELGAAKSNKETGEIRELKEEISNIKLALERKETELEQWKSGNARNAAEAQKPRAVSPFGLPKYGSSGSMKPENGQRSMDDRSSEAKSYSSSKIRRSRFLSTFTDKDSIPKMSLVAEEKLVSSGKCRSPSPPIRRSISTDRGSAIKSKIKIDTIENQPISKQPFAARVPVNKSLVTVTMTPSVDNNSRVSQEPVKQNSISEQPLFNLQKVSFRKVHQEHEEEQFKQPFGVVRQGGVRKSKADNKVKAKHLQQSPFSIQKTDLIPKSTPDMEFAGDIVEAPRKNDYFEPENDFSFMESAVNGVVNVKKIRHNISRNSQNIESRGIVQGAEPLLSSKVENKLLNGSGRNLKEGTNTSMHELKRSRSTPRGKFFVL from the exons ATGAATGGAAGCTATCAGGTGGAATTGGGGTTTGGAGGTATGGAGGAACTGTCAGGATTACTTCTTTCCCCAAAGGAACTCCTTCTTCTTTATTGGGCAGTGAAAGTGCTAATGAGTCCCTTGATGAGTCTCAGTCCTCACAATATAAACAGTTGCTTGAATTTCTTCATATGTCTCCAGTGGTCTCAACTGAAGAAACCAGAACTGCAAATGCTCTGGCTTTCCTGTTTGATCACTTTGGACTCAAACTTCTCCTGGCTTACCTTAGCGAGACAGACGGGGTTGAAGATCTTCCGCTCAATGCAATGGTCG GTAATTGATACTTTTCTCAGCAAGATAGCAAGGGATTTTTCTGCGTTGCTTGTTTCTCAAGGCACTCAG CTTGGATTTTTGCtcaagaaaatattgaaaagCGATATTGGTTGCCTATCTAAGAGAGAATTCATGGAAGCTATCACATTATATCTTAATCAAAGAAGTAATTTGACGTCAGATGATTTATCTAAATTCTGCTCTTGTGGTCGGAAACGCGATAGTACTCAACATAATGTCAATTATTCAGCCAAACATGCTGAAATAATTGATGCTCAGCAGAAACAACTTGAG GGAATGAAATACTTCTTGGAGGAGATAAAACAGGAGGTCACACAGATTCAATCTGAATGGGACCGAGAACTGAGGAGGCTCG AGGATCATATAAAGAACCTTGAGGTGACCTCCTCTTCCTACCAGAAGGTTTTAGAGGAGAACGGCTCTCTTTATAATCAAG TGCAAGATCTCAAAG GAGCCATTAGGGTCTACTGTAGAGTGAGGCCTTTCTTACCAGGGCAATCAAATGGACAATCTACAGTAGATTATATAGGAGAAGATGGAAACATAATGATTGTGAATCCCCTTAAGCAGGGAAAAGATGCTAGAAGGGTATTTTCCTTCAATAAGGTGTTTGCAACAAATGCCACCCAAG AACAAATATATGCCGATACTCAACCATTGGTTAGATCTGCTTTAGATGGATATAATGCATGCATCTTTGCATATGGACAGACTGGCTCAGGGAAGACCTACACCATG AGTGGACCGGATCTGATGACTGAAGAGACATGGGGTGTCAACTACAGGGCTTTGCGTGACTTATTTCATATCTCAAAGGAAAGAGCAGATGCAATAAAATATGAAGTTAGCGTCCAGATGATTGAAATATACAATGAACAAGTGAGAGATTTATTAGTCAGTGATGGCTCTAACAGAAGAT TAGATATACGAAACAACTCTCAATTGAATGGTCTTAATGTGCCTGATGCATGTTTGGTTCCGGTTAGTTGTACTCAAGATGTTCTCGATTTAATGAAAATTGGTCAGAGGAACCGTGCTGTGGGTGCTACTGCTCTAAATGAGCGAAGCAGTCGTTCTCATAG TGTGTTGACGGTTCATGTCAGAGGAAGGGActtaatttctaattcagttCTTAAGGGTTGTCTCCATCTTGTGGATTTGGCTGGAAGTGAGAGAGTGGAGAAATCTGAGGCTGTTGGTGAGAGATTAAAGGAGGCTCAACATATTAATAAATCTCTTTCTGCACTTGGGGATGTTATCTCTGCTTTGGCACAGAAGAGTCAACATATTCCTTACAGAAATAGCAAGCTTACACAAGTTTTGCAAGATTCATTAG GTGGTCATGCAAAGACTTTGATGTTTGTTCATATAAACCCTGAACTCAATGCCCTTGGGGAGACAATCAGCACGTTGAAGTTTGCTGAGAGGGTTGCATCCATTGAACTTGGGGCTGCTAAATCTAATAAAGAAACCGGTGAAATCCGAGAGCTCAAGGAAGAG atatcaaatatcaaattggCATTGGAGAGGAAGGAAACTGAACTGGAGCAATGGAAATCTGGAAATGCACGGAATGCCGCAGAAGCTCAGAAACCAAGAGCTGTTTCACCTTTCGGTTTGCCCAAATATGGTAGCAGTGGCAGCATGAAGCCTGAAAATGGTCAAAGATCCATGGATGATAGAAGCTCTGAG GCTAAAAGTTATTCTTCCAGTAAGATTCGAAGGTCGAGATTTCTCTCAACATTTACAGACAAGGACTCGATACCAAAAATGTCTCTTGTAGCCGAAGAAAAGTTAGTGAGCTCAGGGAAGTGTAGATCACCATCACCTCCTATCAGAAGATCAATATCCACTGATAGAGGATCTGCGATTAAAAGCAAGATCAAAATCGACACTATAGAAAATCAACCAATTTCAAAGCAGCCATTTGCAGCTAGAGTACCAGTAAATAAATCTCTTGTCACAGTGACAATGACACCATCTGTAGACAATAACTCAAGGGTCTCACAAGAGCCAGTGAAGCAGAATAGCATTTCTGAACAACCTCTCTTTAACCTCCAGAAAGTAAGCTTCAGGAAAGTTCATCAAGAACATGAAGAGGAACAGTTCAAACAACCATTTGGGGTAGTAAGACAAGGTGGTGTTAGGAAAAGCAAAGCTGACAATAAGGTGAAGGCCAAACATCTTCAACAGTCCCCCTTTAGTATTCAAAAGACTGATTTAATACCTAAATCGACTCCTGACATGGAATTTGCTGGTGATATTGTGGAGGCGCCTCGAAAGAATGATTACTTTGAGCCAGAAAATGATTTTAGTTTTATGGAGTCTGCAGTCAATGGTGTGGTAAATGTTAAAAAGATACGGCACAACATCTCAAGGAATTCGCAGAACATTGAATCAAG AGGAATTGTGCAAGGAGCTGAACCATTGTTGTCTAGTAAAGTTGAAAACAAGCTTTTAAATGGTTCAGGTCGCAATCTTAAGGAAGGTACTAATACATCCATGCATGAACTTAAGAGAAGCCGGTCGACACCACGAGGaaagttttttgttttataa